The Numida meleagris isolate 19003 breed g44 Domestic line chromosome 18, NumMel1.0, whole genome shotgun sequence genome segment TCTTTTCAGGTCATGGTCTTGGTCTTAGATTACTGTGTGAAACTATATACGATGCTTTATATTCTTTGCCCgtggatttgttttgtttcagcagaTTGAATAGCATTCCtatttaaattgtttcattCCAACTAAAACAATTGGTGTTCTGTAGCGTCAGGGGATTCTTGAGGTAATAGGAACACTGTATGGTTTGTGATTTACTGACCATTTTAGCCTTTGAAAGGCATCAGTACATTTCAGtccatttttcttgctttgtttgaGTTAGTGATGCCTCATCAGTTACAGCAGACCATGGCAGTGGAAGTGTTCTCAGCACTGGTGGCTTTTGATTGTGTATTTCAGTCAGAGGCAGTACTACGCCTGTAGCATCGTTTTTCCATCAGCAGTGCTCATGCTGCAGGAACACCAGCATTACCAAACCTTAAGAACTTGATGTATTTCTTCCACAGTTTTCCATCCTTGAAATGCTTCAGCTTTTCTAAAAACGTGTTTACTTTGTGCGGTTGTTTATGACTGTGTGTTAGCTGCCTGCATCAGACAAAACCTGCCTGTCTGGAGCTCTTACTTGTCTGTATATTCCACTTAGCATTTCTGGCAGCATATGAGAACAGAGaatatggagaaagaaaaagctataaAAGCTCCATAAATCTTATACAGATTGAAAATATTGCCTGCTATCATCttgatatttttccctttgcttgtGCTCTTACAGTGAAATCTCAGAATATTGCATGAACATTGAATTAAACCTCCTAcagccttcctccttccccttaTCTCCCCCAGGAAATGATGTTAACACCCCCTCTTTGTAGATGAGGAATTGGTCTGAGTGGTGAAGTGACTTGTCCAAGGTCAGCTCCTGAGTTAGAGGCACAGCTATGAATAGACAGAGACATTCCAGCTCTCAACTCTGCTAAACAAGATCGTGCCCTCCTGGTTTCGGTTCGTCATAACTTGATGACTATTAATATTTGAACATAAGAACATCAcagaagaattaattttcaACCAGCCAACAGGTAATCCTTTGTTACGCCAGCAGCAGGACGTGGAATACCTTCCATGCCCTCATGGATCCTGTCTGCTGTTGCTTGCTTTGTGTAAGGGAAGATGTGAGGACAGCTGAGGACTACTAGAAAGAGTTATCATCTGAGCGGGGGTCTTTGTTGTTTAGTGGGATGTAGTAGGTACTTGCTGAACATTCACTTTcatgataaaaatgaagataatggACCTGATTCTTCATTTGTCTTGTTATAGTAATAATGAAGTGTCCTGATAAAAGTCAGACTTCAAAGCctaatcttttttaaaagcagtcaaACTCCAGTGCACTCTGCTGCTTGTTGAAGGGGAGAAGTAATTCCACTGAAGTCCTCTGAGAAGAAAAGTAGGAGAAGTGAATTTTGTGTTGTGCTAATCAGGAAGAGGAAGTCATCTGTCTGCAGCTGGTCACTTTGCTGCTTACATGGCATAGCCCTATAAAGGCTCCGTAAGAAGCTTTGTGATGAACAAATGTCAGGGGCAATTAATTCCTTGGCAGGCAGCTGTTATTATTAGGACAAAGAGTGGCCAGACATAGAAGGAAAGCCTTCAGCCTATTTATTATTCTCTACCTTTTCCATCAAAACTGTTAAGTCACTCAAACCCCAGTGGTGAACTTTTATGCAAGGGGAATTGTAAATTTGCCGTCTCCTTTTTTTATGTAGGAGGTCTTGTGTTGGGTTTAGAGCACAGAGGAATAgctcagagaaaatatttggaaattctTCACTACTTCAGTGCTATCAACAAGAAGAGTTGTGTGTTAGGTTGGTAGCATAATAATATGTGGGCTGAGTTAAACCCACTTCAGactgtttttctcaaaattaatTGATGGAAACTGCCCACTTTTAGACTTGATTTATCACCTAAGCAGAGTTATTCCGGGATTGCTGCAATGCATCCGTGGGTGTTCTAAACTCGCCCACAGTGCCAGAGAATCAGGAAGGATGAACTTAAAAACCTCTAATTTATCTAATAACATCTCtagcagtttttttcttgtgtatgtGTAGGTTTAGTATTGCAATGGAAATGCTTGCTTTGGCTGGATGAAGAGCTCCTGTGTGAGACTGCTAGCGCTGGCTGAAGGGACACGTCAATAGATTTGGAGCTGATAGGGGAAATGCTCTGACCAGCTGCATGACTTGTAAATGTACGTTTTACTTTTGTACTTAACGTACTGAAATACCTAAAATAACATCTAAAATCTCAGATATAAGCACTCAGCATTGTGTCTCGCAGAGGTGGCCGTCCCATCCCTTTTTAGCAGCCATCGTCTCAGCTCTCGGCAAAGTTCCCTCTTTTCCCAACAGACATTCTTGAGGGCTTGTTTATAACGAGTACAAAAACAAGTTTGGTTCTTCCAAAAAGTtcctgcactgagctgctgggagTGAGTCCTGCACTGGGGATCAGCTGGGATTCCTCCTGGTCCCACACAGCCTGTTCCGTTCGTGCCTGAAGCGAGCTCCATCTGAGGGAGGCGTGTGTTTGTAAGTGCTTTCAGCGTGGATCCTTCTGCTGTGCTTTATTTAGGCTGTACCATAATAAATAATCTTTCTATGGATTTTTTTAGAACGCCGTTCTCGTGGTGCTGCTACCCGCTGACGTAATTATCCTGTCCAAGGCGTCACAATCTCTTGCTTTTGTTGTAACATGAAAATTGCGTGTGCTGTGAACAGCAACCAGTACTGCTGCTCCAGAATATTGAAGCTAATAATAGAAATGAGAAACCTGTTCTTTGTGAGCTAAATAAAGGCAGACAAGACTTGATAGAATATCAGCACCTGAAGTAAAGGAGGTCCCGGTGTTCCTCCTGCTGATCACTCTTACCACCAGGCATTGCTGGATGCAAATAGGATCAGAgttcctgtgctgtgctgggaagagcCAGTCCTAAGGCAGCTGATTTCCTCAAGCCGTCGTGCTTCATTAGCGGGCACACTGCTGAGGCCTGGAGGTGCTGCGTGAGCAGAATACTCGGCTGCTAATTCTAGGAAATACTCTTAGTGATGGTGCAGTAACACAGCACGAGCTTTCGGCGTTACTTGGAGGGCCGGAGTTTGTCTTGTGATGATATATCACTTGCAAAAAGATATTTATTGATAatcttatatttaaataatttatagaTACGTTGAATTCTGAATAACAAGGGTTGGAGGATGTATTTCATCTACGTCTCCTGAATCTGTTGCATAATCCCACTGCTTGTAGCAACGTTTGGTATCAATTATCTGGAAAGTGTTATGGTAGAATGGTTTTTCAAAAATCCCCAAGTGCAGTTGTCTTTCCTGGGCAGCAAATCAAATGTGAACACAGAGATGGTTGTCGTGTGCTTCTCGGGCTCCAGATCTAGTCTGACAGATGCATGTTTTGTGTGTAGAAGTTTGTTCCTGGGCCTAAGTGGAAGAAATAGGCTCAGGAAGTGTATTTGCTCATTGCCTGCTCCTTGGACTAGCTGATGTGCAATTCTATTGTTGATGGGCTGTTTCTGAGAATGGAATTAGCTCATATATCTCTGTGTGGTCCTGCAGTGGTAGACAGGTCTTATGCAGGACATTGTTACTCCTGATGATAACTATGGAAACTGGAGGTTTCAGGCTGCATCAGCAAGAGACGCCTGGAAAAGCTAAGTCAGACAAATGGGAAATAAAGGTATGCATAAATTAGGGGGTATTAAACTCCtctcaaatgagaaaatgtacATTCAAGTGGCCTTGGTTTGCTATAGATTAATTAACCTTGGGATTTATCAGGTTTAATTAAGCTACAGTGAGTTAAAGCCACTTTACTCTTGATGGAGAACATTCACGAGGGAGCTTAATTCCCTTTTAACCTTATGCAATGCACATAGACTTCATACCTCCTGTGGGTTTGCCCTAACTTTCCTCAGTGTTGCTTAGTAAGGCTCTGGAAACTTTGGAAACTGAGGAGTTCTCTTATCCTTTGGAATCCTGATTCCATTACTTAGGAGGAGCTGGACTGAATGGACTTATGATAAAAGTGTATAGTGGACACTCAGAAAATATGCAGTACACAAGGATTGTGTGACAAACTGCAGGGGCGTTCAAGTCTggatttgaaaagcaaataaatggtAAGAAGTGAAACATTAAAACTTAAGAAACAGGGAACATAAGAATGAAATGGGGCTATTAAAAGCCATATGGTAAGCTTGGGAAAGTCCTGCTGTGGGACTGTGGTGCTGTCTGACAAAGACTCGGAGGTTTTACAAGTCTTGGACAAGGTCCACGTTCCAATTTTTCTATAGAAAAGGATTGTGATGTATTACCATGACTGCAAATGGCTTTGCTAAATATCTTTTTatgggtttctttttctctcttttccagtaATTGCCCTTCattcctggctgctgctttaGCTAGAGCAACTTCAGATGAAGTCCTTCAGAGTGATCTTTCAGTACACTACTTACCAAAGCATGTGGACAGCGCCGATGGGATTATACGTAAGTACATCTGTGCATAATAATGTACAATTTTATGTGGTGTTAGTCTTTCTTTTacaccatatatatatatagagagtGTCTTGCAGATAATTCATagatttaaaattcattattgCCTGAAGTGATCCATCTAGTCTGACCACTTGATTGGTACTAGATTTTCCCCACATTAGCTCCTGCTACCAGTTAGCTAAACGAGGTTGAATTAGCTTCACTTGTAAAGTCATCCTCCATTGTGATATAAAAAGATTAATGGAGAATTTACCACCAATCCAAACAGCACAAGTGGCAAGTTTCTTAGTCAGaactttcttgtttttgaaCCTTAACTTGTCTAATTTCAACTTTTACCactgaattatctttttttcttttgttcctttctctAGCTGTACTTGAGTCTTTTACTGAATTTTTGCTCTTTAGACCTTTAGATCTAAGTCACTCCTTTATTTTAAGTGCATCTCTTTAAAGACTAGAACTATATCTGGTGGCCCTGGATTTCTTGATGAGCCCTTGCAACGATGTGgtcctgctgcttgctggcagGCACAAGTTGTTCTTCATCCTTAGAGGAAAGTCAAATGTATGTAGGAGGagattactgaaaataattcagaatgaAGTTTAGTTTTTACTACGGCtctatatttatttgtttttactttcagCAAAGGGTAGCACGAACATTTCAGGCTGAAGaggaaaatttccttttatCCATATATCTTTGTTAGCTATCAAGATTTTGGCAGCATCCAGCTCAAGGCTGTGTACTTTCCGTGcattaaataatttcataattcTGCTGAATAAACAGTCTTGAAAAACTTTCTGGGATGCTCATTACAATGAAGAGCAATGATCCCCATACTTGCTGAGAGGAATTCTGCCATTCCATCTGGAAAATACTGCTGCCAAGCCACTTTGtccatttcctcctttctcaatttaaaaaaaaaaaaaaaggaataaatgatTCTGGGGATaagtaagaaatacaaaactggCTATTTGAAGATTAAGATTCTGGTGAATTTCTCAGAGGCCTTTGGAAACCtgagaataagaaaaacatGTGATGGGCTCCCTTCTGTAGGTattgctgcctcctcctgctgagCAGGTAAATGGAATAGATTTGTCATTGTTCTGGCTGAGCAGCcttcattaatttcaaattGAGATCTCAGAGACTTGCATAAATATTTGACAGTCTCCAAGGAAATGTTGACTAAGCCTCCACACTGAATATCTAAGGAGTtcaacaataagaaaaaaatcacacctaCAGAAACTTCCatttaaatctatttaaatCTGTAATGCACAGATGCAAGCAGAGATTGGGTGGCATGTGTACAGGCTGTATGTAGCAGACACTAGAAGTTTGAGACTTCAAACACAGTATGTTGAGCTCAATTGTCATAATGAAGATACTTAAAATATACCTTTGCAGACTCATTGTAAGgtattaaaatatgaaaataaggaGGGAACAGGAATAACAACAGGAACATCTTCTGGACCATGGTAAAGCAATGGTTTTACATAAATACTGCAATTTCACATAATTTCATACCAGAACTGTACGAGGTTTCTCTAATCAAAACACAAAGAGGTCATTGACTAGTCAGAAACCGGAGTTCTTAGATTAAGGAAAACCTTGTTCATCAATCAATGAGTGGCATGTCAATAAACCTGAGTTCTGATTCCTATCATCACAATGCCCAGATTTTCAAGAGAGGtcttaaaatttaaatactaaaaagcaaaatctgattACTGGTATTCTCTTTAACTCTGATTTTCCTCTAAACCGTGTCAACGGTCTTTAGGAACAGTAATGCCTGAGCTGGATTTCCCACTAGCTGCGGTACAATTAAGCGCtacctccagcactggggatTTTGGATcagcaggagggaaatgaaaTTCTCCATGACACAACCACAATGACAGCTGAGTCAGCtctggctcagtgctgcagcattaACGGGTGATGAGTAATTTACAGCTGTGAGGGGGTGGTTTGACTTTTGTGGgcctttctcctgttttaaCCTCAAGAACAACTATTGATGAGGCTGACACTATGCATACTCCCTGCTGGGGAATGGTATTTAGGATCTCAGCACAGCAAATCCGTTTACTGCATTCTTCCTTCAGAGTGATGCTCTGGATTCTAACAGCCACTTGACATTGAACCGTACAGCATTTCCCATTATATATGcccactggaaaagaaaaaggaagaataagtCTATGGGGTTTCCTTCTGGAAAATATAATCTGGATGCTTCAGGCTGTATGCGTTCCCTCTTTAAATACACTATCCAGCAAAGAGATTTCTAGTGACGCTGGTGGCAGTTGTGCAGGCGTTATGGGAGAATTGGTACGCATTactgtggtggtggtgggatgACCTGgtcatttgatttattttattttttaaagctacGTGACCTAGAAGACAGGACTCCTTCATTTTTACATACGTAGTTTATTGCCAGCTTAATGATTGCTCTTGCAGATCAAGCTTGAACCAAATCATAATCAGCAGAACCCAGAATATATTTGCTCCTAGAGATCTTGGCTTCTAGGTCACAATAGCCCATGTCTTGTGCAGACCAAGTACTGAAAGCAGTAAACACTACTTTACAGGTTCTTCACAGAATTCCTGTGAACTGGGAGATGCTGTAGCCTCCCCTCTACTCCTTGTATATGGGCTACTCCTCTGTGAGGGATGATTAACATCTAGGGATTGTCATTCTGCCTTGAAGATCTCTGGCACTGGTGGATGGGTCAAGATAAAGGAGATTTTGATACGTTCAGCTCTGATGCTTACTTCCTGTTTCCCTTCCTTGAACTTCAGAATGACTGCAAATGCCTgacttttcacattttaaaatgactatttttcagcagtgacagtagagcattttcttaaatttaagaCCTTTGGAGTTTTCTCATTTGTTCCTGCAGACTTCTTTGACACACTGTTGATTCAGGAATTGGACAATAATATCATGAAACTAAGAAGGTACCTGAATGTGTACACTACTGAGTGTGTACACTGCTGAAATATCTTAAAGTAATGCTATTAATTCCTGCAGTTTATTTACTGTATTGCCTCAGTTCTGCAGCCAGACGTTATTTTGAATAAGTACTTCGGTCTAAAACAATACCTGGCTGTAATGGTTTGTGCTTTCTGTGTGTGATGCTGTATGCCATGAAGAAGTCCCCATCAGAGCTGCCATGGCATGGCTACACCACCCTGTGCAGAGCTACACAAGGGATCAAATGCTGCAGGAAAcacattgcttttcatttctcctgATTCTGCAAATGAGATCCCCAGAGGCATGGGGgcatgtttaaattaaaaagacaaacaatGAGCTTCTCACTGATGAATGCTGATTATGATAAGTTTGGCTTCCTCTTTTCATGTATCAGCAGCCAGAATTTCCCTGCTGACATCCATCTCAACTACTTGgcaaaaatggttttgtttcatctttgtaATGTATGCAGGAGAAAAACTCAATAACACTCTCAGCCTTCTATTTGTGGTTTTTGTCTTCCCCAGAGATTGAGACAGTGAAGCTAGCCCGCTTAGTTTTTAGCAAACTCCATGAGATCTGCAGCAACTGGGTGAAAGACTTCCCACTCCAGCCAAAGCCACATCGCTACTACGAGACGTCCATCCACGCCATCAAGAATATGCGGAGGAAAATGGAAGACAAGCACGTCTGCATTCCAGACTTCAACATGCTCTTCAACCTCGAGGTAAAATGCAACTATGTGGAAGATAAACTCATATGCTGAATATATTCCCCATTCATGGGGGGACTAGACAGTCTTCtattgtgaaaatgaaaaaccatACCTGTGATGGACCTGGGAAAGACTGAATGTCAGGAGGCAAGCTTGGTCTTAAGTTAGTTCAGTTGATTCTGTAATTACAGCAGCTATATGACATGCAGTTTCTATGTAGTGTACATACAATAAAGGAGCAATATCTGCTAAAATACCAACTAACTAAACACAGTATGTATCTGCCCCACCCTGATGTAGCCACTCATGCAGTGGCTGAAGAAGTGACCTGCCATCATGCTGAAAGCATGATGTAGTATTGTTTGGTGGAACTGGGGCCAAACTTCCCCTCTTTATTGGCCATCAAGTGCTCATGCTTGCTCTTCCTTCAGATACAAAACTGGACACTGAGGAGTagcaagaagaagaaagtgtCAAGAATTTTACCATTGGGATCAGATTGCTACATAATTGATTCTTTATTACATTCTGTCACTTTAATAACCATTTTCTGTGCCCTATCCAAATTCTTACCTTTAAATGATATTAATGCAAGCAGAGGCAGATGTTTCCTCTGCCTGTCAATTGTCAGCTTTCTTATTCCAATTTGTGTTGGAGCCCGTTACTTAAAAATTACAATGTACAAATACTCCAGTCATTGAGATGGCTGTCAAGGTTGAATTGGCACTGACAGTGGGTTGGTGTGTTATATGTATGAACAGGCACAGGAGTTGCTGTCTCTGGGTGCAGAGCGTTGCTTCTCTGTTTGAACAGAtaaggagaagcagagagaacTTGACTCTAAGATGAGTGATTTTGCTGTACTTGATTTGTGAATGCAATCACATTTGATTATCTGATGAGAGAGTACATACgggtattttaaaaataggcatCAAAGGTGATATggatttgaatttaaaaaaaaaaaagggagagaaagcaagcagaggtTAGCTGGCTTCACATTTTAACTGTTCTGGCATTTTATCCCTGGTGGATTCCAGTCTTGATGTAGACTTCACATAGACTGTATTGGATGTTCTTCTTTGCTCTCTGTGATTTTAGCAGTCACAAAAACTCCTGCTCTATTTGATGGGAATGGCACTTCCTATTTGAGTTGAGTGACTGAACTGTAGCAAATGGAACATAAGGAGCACTGAGAGAGCTATACAGGTGATTCTTGCAGGGCATCTCTTGCCATTTGCAAGTAGAATTCATTAGCAATGAAGAGGCAATTTTTGTGCATACTTCCCTTTGATGCAAGTGAAAATAGTCTTAGTACTTTGTTGTTTTGATGGAGATTGCCTGCAAGTGCAATTTAATGATGGTGAATGCTCACAGAGGACATCACAAATCTCAAGTTCAGAAGTTTTAAAGACAAACCAACTAACTGTTTgcattgctttctccttttgtcaTTTTCTCAACGTGTTTCCATTGACAGGACCAAGAAGAGCAAGCCTATTTTGCGGTGTTCGATGGCCATGGGGGAGTGGATGCTGCCATCTATGCCTCCATCCACCTCCACGTGAACATGGTCCATCAGGAGATGTTTCAGCACGACCCAGCAGAGGCGCTGTGCCGAGCTTTCCGGGTGACCGATGAGCGCTTTGTCCAGAAGGCAGCCAGAGAGGTGACTGAGTTACAGGGGAGACAAAGGCTTGACTGTGAAAACATTGACAAATtaaacgaaacaaaacaaatacaaccaGAAGCTGGGCCTGTATCATACTAGTGAGAAAGACAGAACGAGTTTCCAGCACATTAGGCTATTGGAACAAGACTTTGACGGGAACTTTGTTAGCAGGGGTGCACtaagtgctgtgctgtgcacagcCTGGGGTCAGCAGAGAGCTGTCCATGCACAGTCCATAGAGCTGATCCCACTGGTGGATTTCTTCATGTTCCGTGAATCTCACCCCTTGCACCTCTTACAACATCCAGTTCATTAAGAAAATGCCTCTATTCTTATGTTCATATGCTAACCAGGTTTAGTCCTTGgggtgttgtggttttttttcccctcatttctgCAACGTAAATCTTTCTTAGCTCCAAAAAACTAGAATAAACTGATTGCTTCCTCAGCCTCCTAAACACTCATACAAGGGCTGGTGAAGTGGAGAACTTGAGATGCAGATAGGAATCTGGCACAGGAAATCAActaaaacagcagcagatctCACTAGCTGAGCCCAGTTTCTGAAATGCGATTCCAGTTCAAGGCAAGTCACAGGGCAAAAGCTGGTGACTCACACTGGCTCTGAGGGGCTCTGAACAGTAAGGAACGttgctgcctgtttctcttTGGGAACAGGCTGCATGCACGTTAGAAAATCAACACGTTCTGTTCTTGACTGAAGCAGAATAGTGCTTTGAAATGGTTCTTATTGTCTTACTTAAAACTatgggccttttttttttcccatccagAGCTTGCGTTGTGGAACCACTGGGGTGGTGACTTTCATCCGAGGAAATATGTTACATGTGGCTTGGCTTGGGGACTCCCAGGTTATGCTCGTGAGGAAAGGCCAAGCTGTGGAACTGATGAAACCCCACAAACCAGATCGAGAGGTGAGAACGGTCTGTTTTAAACCCACCTGGGCAGTGTTTACCATGGAAGCTGACAGGTGTCATTGTGATATGGGATTCTTGGACAGTGAGTGTTGTTTCGTCAACGTGTCTCAGAGAGGCAGAGCGTGTTCCGGTTCATCTGATTTGTCTGGAAGTTAGTAAAAATTTCCAGGCAAGCCTTTTGTTCTCATCTCAAGGGGCTTGcagccctctccctgctgtgtTTGTGAAAACACCAGATTCTTCTTGAAGCGTTCAGAGGGAAGTACTAAGAGCACTATTCAACCAGCTCctgtgttgttttgctgtttagGATGAAAAGAAACGCATCGAGGCACTTGGTGGCTGTGTGGTCTGGTTTGGAGCCTGGAGGGTGAATGGGAGCCTGTCAGTCTCCAGAGCTATTGGTAAGAATGGgctttaattcctttttctgcctcgcttttccttttaattaaaactttttttctagtAATCAAAATGTGAAATGCAGCTGAAGATAGAACTGTGTGCACTGACCTCTATTTTTGCCTCCAGTGTGAGGGGCTGCTCCAAGTAATTTCTAACTTGAGGAAGAGAGAGCCACTCGCTCTGTGCTGTGTTAATAGAAGGGCTTccagatgctgcagctgcaaaCCCATGGTCTTGTGTCCATGTGTTGTTTTTCCACAGGGGACGCTGAGCACAAGCCATACATCTGTGGGGATGCAGACTCTGCCTCCACTGTACTAGATGGCTCTGAAGACTACCTCATTTTAGCCTGCGATGGTTTCTATGACACAGTCAATCCCGATGAGGCAGTCAAAGTGGTGGCTGACCatctaaaggaaaataatggtGACAGCAGCATGGTAGCACATAAATTAGTGGCATCTGCTCGGGATGCCGGTTCCAGCGACAACATTACTGTCATTGTGGTATTTCTCAGGGACATGAATGCAGCAGTCAGCGTTAGTGAGGAGTCGGACTGGACAGAGAACTCTTTTCAAGGTGGGCAAGAAGACAATGGGGAGGATAAGGAAAACCATGGAGAATGCAAACGACCATGGCCCCAGCATCAGTGCTCAGCACCTGCTGACCTGGGCTATGAAGGACGAGTGGATTCCTTCACTGATAGAACTAGCTTAAGCATAGGGTCCAGCATTAACCCATTTGATGATCAAGCCTATTTAGacctgagaaaaacagaaactagTATGCCTAATAGTGCCAAATACCTGCCACCAATTCAAGTGTTTAGTCCTGGTATACCAAAGAATGCAAGTTTGATTAATGGTTTAACAGTGAAGAATGAATCACCAGAGAGCACATCATCCATCTGTGGACAGAGCAATCCCAGGGAGTACAGCGCTCCTCTCAGTTTGcgtgctgcagggcagagcatCTACAGGGTGAAGGGTTTAACTCCCGTCTTCTCTGGGCTGGAAGATGAACTGTTCAAGTCCTTGGGAAAACGAGTTG includes the following:
- the PPM1E gene encoding protein phosphatase 1E; its protein translation is MAAGGSGSSGGGGSAEEKSYRRFLELFLGEFRGPFGAEPAPAPPPPAADTAASEEDPGAEGETAAAAEAEEGEEGADPRPPTPPPPPPPLPPLPRPLSEYITEEEVEGECLDLCLQQLYKYNCPSFLAAALARATSDEVLQSDLSVHYLPKHVDSADGIIQIETVKLARLVFSKLHEICSNWVKDFPLQPKPHRYYETSIHAIKNMRRKMEDKHVCIPDFNMLFNLEDQEEQAYFAVFDGHGGVDAAIYASIHLHVNMVHQEMFQHDPAEALCRAFRVTDERFVQKAARESLRCGTTGVVTFIRGNMLHVAWLGDSQVMLVRKGQAVELMKPHKPDREDEKKRIEALGGCVVWFGAWRVNGSLSVSRAIGDAEHKPYICGDADSASTVLDGSEDYLILACDGFYDTVNPDEAVKVVADHLKENNGDSSMVAHKLVASARDAGSSDNITVIVVFLRDMNAAVSVSEESDWTENSFQGGQEDNGEDKENHGECKRPWPQHQCSAPADLGYEGRVDSFTDRTSLSIGSSINPFDDQAYLDLRKTETSMPNSAKYLPPIQVFSPGIPKNASLINGLTVKNESPESTSSICGQSNPREYSAPLSLRAAGQSIYRVKGLTPVFSGLEDELFKSLGKRVAFSHFRFRNGKRQRGARLKPKFHTPLSAHEPSHREGLGLPWPVRSRGSTRLLVRHSPWRRLPSPNAYSESMFLMRRQSHCIPDAHLHQCCKM